From Ananas comosus cultivar F153 linkage group 8, ASM154086v1, whole genome shotgun sequence, one genomic window encodes:
- the LOC109713916 gene encoding uncharacterized protein LOC109713916, with amino-acid sequence MDPGDLLAFLVLSWVLCMGFGGAQGQYSSVVSRYSERELWLKPYDWTYLRVELPPSFSAATMNFMTNVDIDREKIKDLPLGELPIICLKEGNPPIPDLSDTYLDSLLSNFLSTGSFGDANNLSDVGQCVPFQKNMTITLTNEQISPGVWYIGYFNGLGPSRTQSKMISRGKAYTVSTGIVIQGCPMTNFWGPYCNQTISMIYCSQPSIYNNSSLLDLNMHNLEKNEMNKEANQKLVDSNSSFLAAESLIMCNNLNETSCIGLGEQKFYFLDVINVASQFTISSLSDLGNSSGVLLMCYVRYNAMPLLTLHDYSGDISMAPLIIRSPKIGRWYIAVEAVNQTVVNGLNFCFSLDWQVTECYGKAGTNCSWESYILQRIPKRGPAVPYESYFLPSDGLSSVGSFHFILEPLLSNSSIQLSAWTYFFLDVPQGAAGAFLHIQFKSDVITNYELYSKFGGLPSNETWDYYSSSSNSSNNTAFLALNDSKGGSIDFYILYAREGTWGFGLKHPPNGHSSQTSMSISLEGCHKGCNYNGQCRYSVDESGLTFYSYCACNRDHGGFDCSNELVTHKGHVWQSIFLIASNAAAILPAFWALRQKAFAEWVLYTSSGISSGLYHACDVGTWCILSFHVLQFMDFWLSFMAVVSTFIYMATIDEASKRAIHTAVFILTALLAATGATRSSNIGIVIAIGSLGLFIGWLVEFSTALRFRYFSRRIDFNVSRSWQSIRSMFSNLIKVVKKRFRWHYLLLGFVTLALAGTCWKLETNANYWIWHSLWHITIYTSSFFFLCSTRTNRRNDSQVPSYELAQEDSSPRSESREI; translated from the exons ATGGATCCTGGGGATCTCCTCGCTTTTCTTGTTCTCTCGTGGGTTTTGTGCATGGGCTTTGGGGGCGCTCAAGGCCAGTACAGCTCCGTTGTGTCCCGCTACAGCGAGCGCGAGCTTTGGCTCAAGCCCTACGATTGGACGTACTTGAGAG TTGAGCTGCCGCCTTCGTTCTCCGCCGCCACCATGAATTTTATGACTAACGTTGATATA GATAGAGAGAAGATAAAAGATCTTCCATTGGGCGAGCTGCCCATTATTTGTTTAAAGGAGGGCAATCCTCCTATCCCAGATTTATCAGATACTTATCTGGATAGTTTAT TATCAAACTTTCTTTCAACTGGATCTTTCGGAGATGCAAACAATCTATCAGATGTTGGGCAATGTGTACCATTTCAGAAAAACATGACAATAACATTGACGAATGAGCAG ATATCTCCAGGGGTGTGGTACATTGGTTACTTTAATGGCCTGGGGCCTTCCCGCACTCAATCTAAGATG ATTAGTCGAGGGAAAGCATATACGGTCAGCACCGGCATAGTTATACAAGGATGCCCCATGACGAACTTCTGGGGCCCCTACTGCAATCAGACAATCAGTATGATTTATTGTAGCCAACCTTCAATATACAATAATTCGAGTCTTTTAGATCTAAATATGCACAACTTggagaaaaatgaaatgaatAAGGAAGCTAATCAAAAACTGGTGGACTCCAATAGTAGTTTCCTAGCGGCGGAGAGCTTGATCATGTGTAATAATTTGAATGAGACATCATGTATTGGTCTAGGGGAGCAAAAGTTTTACTTCTTGGATGTAATTAATGTAGCCTCCCAGTTTACAATTTCATCCTTGAGTGACCTAGGTAATTCGAGTGGGGTTCTCCTAATGTGTTATGTCCGCTACAATGCAATGCCACTTCTCACTTTACATGATTATTCCGGTGATATAAGTATGGCCCCATTGATTATAAGGTCGCCAAAGATTGGGCGATGGTACATTGCTGTCGAGGCTGTCAACCAGACAGTCGTGAATGGGCTTAATTTCTGTTTCTCTTTGGATTGGCAAGTAACTGAGTGCTACGGAAAAGCTGGAACCAATTGTTCTTGGGAATCTTACATTCTTCAG AGAATTCCCAAACGGGGTCCAGCTGTTCCTTATGAGTCTTATTTTCTTCCATCTGATGGACTTTCATCCGTGGGTTCCTTCCATTTCATCTTGGAGCCCCTCTTAAGCAATTCCTCCATTCAGCTATCTGCATGGACCTACTTCTTCCTGGATGTACCGCAAGGCGCGGCAGGAGCCTTTCTACACATTCAGTTCAAATCGGATGTAATAACGAATTATGAATTGTACTCAAAATTTGGTGGCTTGCCATCGAATGAAACGTGGGATTATTATTCAAGCAGCAGTAATAGTAGCAATAACACAGCTTTTTTAGCACTAAACGATTCAAAGGGCGGAAgcatagatttttatattttgtatgcTAGGGAAGGAACTTGGGGCTTTGGACTGAAGCATCCTCCTAATGGTCATAGTTCCCAAACTTCCATGTCTATTTCACTCGAGGGTTGCCATAAAGGTTGTAATTATAACGGCCAATGCCGTTATTCAGTGGATGAGAGTGGGTTGACATTCTACAG CTACTGCGCCTGTAATCGTGATCATGGAGGCTTTGATTGCAGCAATGAACTCGTAACACATAAAG GGCATGTATGGCAGTCAATCTTTCTAATTGCCTCGAATGCTGCGGCTATTTTACCTGCATTCTGGGCCCTACGGCAAAAG GCATTTGCTGAATGGGTTCTTTACACATCCAGTGGAATTTCAAGCGGTTTGTATCATGCATGTGATGTCGGCACTTGGTGTATCTTGTCTTTCCATGTACTACAG TTTATGGACTTTTGGCTTTCTTTTATGGCTGTCGTAAGCACTTTTATATACATGGCTACCATTGATGAGGCCTCAAAGCGAGCAATCCACACAGCTGTGTTTATTCTCACTGCTCTTCTTGCTGCGACTGGTGCAACCAG GTCTTCGAACATTGGTATAGTGATAGCGATTGGTTCTCTTGGTCTTTTTATTGGATGGTTAGTAGAATTCTCTACAGCTCTAAGATTCAGGTATTTTTCACGAAGAATTGACTTTAATGTTTCCCGAAG CTGGCAAAGCATCAGAAGCATGTTCTCAAATCTTATAAAAGTAGTGAAGAAAAGATTCCGTTGGCACTATTTACTTTTGGGGTTTGTTACACTGGCTTTGGCTGGAACATGCTGGAAATTGGAAACTAATGCTAACTATTGGATTTGGCATAG